Proteins from a single region of Thermotoga maritima MSB8:
- the metE gene encoding 5-methyltetrahydropteroyltriglutamate--homocysteine S-methyltransferase gives MKAYAFGFPKIGEKREFKKALEDFWKGKITEEQFEEEMNKLRMYMVENYRKNVDVIPSNELSYYDFVLDTAVMVGAVPERFGEYRGLSTYFDMARGGKALEMTKFFNTNYHYLVPEIETEEFYLLENKPLEDYLFFKSKGIETAPWVIGPFTFLYLSKRNGEWIRRPNQMEKLLESLVSVYKEVFEKLVENGCKEILVNEPAFVCDLEKAHWDLILNVYRELSEFPLTVFTYYDSVSDYEACVSLPVKRLHFDFVSNEENLKNLEKHGFPEDKKLVAGVINGRQPWKVDLRKVASLVEKLGASAISNSCPLFHLPVTLELENNLPGGLKEKLAFAKEKLEELKMLKDFLEGKTFDLPNVSFEDFAVDLQAVERVRNLPEDSFRREKEYTERDRIQRERLNLPLFPTTTIGSFPQTPEVRKMRSKYRKGEISKEEYEAFIKEQIKKAIELQEEIGLDVLVHGEFERTDMVEFFAEKLNGIATTQNGWVLSYGSRCYRPPIIYGTVTRPEPMTLKEITYAQSLTEKPVKGMLTGPVTIMSWSYYREDIPEREIAYQIALAINEEVKDLEEAGIKIVQIDEPAFREKAPIKKSKWPEYFEWAINAFNLAANARPETQIHAHMCYSDFNEIIEYIHQLEFDVISIEASRSKGEIISAFENFKGWIKQIGVGVWDIHSPAVPSINEMREIVERVLRVLPKELIWINPDCGLKTRNWDEVIPSLRNMVALAKEMREKFES, from the coding sequence TTGAAGGCTTACGCGTTCGGTTTTCCGAAGATAGGAGAAAAGAGGGAATTCAAAAAGGCTCTGGAGGATTTCTGGAAGGGAAAGATCACGGAAGAACAGTTCGAGGAAGAGATGAACAAACTCAGAATGTACATGGTGGAAAACTACAGAAAGAACGTCGATGTGATTCCTTCAAACGAACTTTCCTACTACGACTTTGTGCTCGACACAGCGGTGATGGTGGGGGCAGTTCCGGAGAGGTTCGGTGAGTACAGAGGACTTTCAACGTACTTCGATATGGCGCGCGGTGGAAAGGCTCTGGAAATGACCAAATTCTTCAATACCAACTATCACTACCTCGTTCCGGAAATAGAAACCGAAGAGTTCTATCTTCTCGAAAACAAACCTCTTGAGGATTATCTGTTCTTCAAATCGAAGGGAATAGAAACAGCACCGTGGGTGATAGGTCCTTTCACTTTCCTGTACCTTTCCAAAAGAAACGGCGAGTGGATCAGAAGACCAAATCAAATGGAAAAACTGCTGGAAAGCCTCGTTTCTGTTTACAAAGAAGTATTCGAAAAGCTCGTGGAAAATGGCTGTAAGGAGATTCTCGTGAACGAACCCGCTTTCGTCTGCGATCTTGAAAAGGCCCACTGGGATCTGATACTGAACGTGTACCGTGAGCTTTCAGAATTTCCACTGACTGTTTTCACCTATTACGACAGCGTTTCCGACTACGAAGCGTGCGTCTCCCTTCCGGTGAAGAGACTTCACTTCGATTTCGTTTCGAACGAAGAAAATCTGAAAAATCTCGAAAAACACGGGTTCCCGGAAGACAAAAAACTCGTGGCTGGTGTGATAAACGGCCGCCAGCCCTGGAAAGTGGATCTCAGAAAGGTGGCATCGCTGGTAGAAAAACTCGGTGCGAGTGCCATCTCAAATTCCTGCCCACTCTTTCATCTTCCAGTGACTCTGGAACTGGAAAACAATCTGCCAGGCGGATTGAAGGAAAAACTTGCCTTTGCAAAAGAAAAGCTCGAAGAGCTAAAAATGTTGAAAGATTTCCTGGAAGGCAAAACATTTGACCTTCCTAACGTGTCTTTTGAAGATTTCGCGGTGGACCTCCAAGCTGTTGAGAGGGTAAGAAATCTTCCAGAAGATTCGTTCAGAAGGGAGAAAGAATACACCGAGCGCGACAGAATCCAAAGAGAAAGACTGAACCTTCCACTCTTTCCAACAACGACCATTGGCTCTTTCCCGCAGACTCCTGAAGTGAGAAAGATGAGATCAAAATACAGAAAGGGAGAAATTTCCAAAGAAGAATATGAAGCTTTCATAAAGGAACAGATAAAAAAGGCTATAGAACTTCAGGAAGAAATAGGACTCGACGTTCTTGTGCACGGTGAGTTTGAAAGAACCGACATGGTTGAGTTCTTCGCTGAGAAGTTGAACGGCATCGCCACTACTCAGAACGGCTGGGTTCTCTCCTACGGTTCGAGGTGTTATCGCCCACCAATCATATACGGCACCGTCACACGACCAGAACCCATGACGCTCAAAGAAATCACCTACGCTCAGTCTCTCACGGAAAAGCCCGTCAAAGGAATGCTCACAGGACCCGTCACCATCATGAGCTGGAGCTACTACAGGGAAGACATCCCAGAGAGAGAAATAGCCTACCAGATAGCCCTTGCGATAAACGAAGAAGTGAAGGATCTGGAAGAGGCGGGAATAAAAATCGTGCAGATCGACGAGCCCGCGTTCAGAGAAAAAGCACCCATCAAAAAGAGTAAATGGCCTGAGTACTTCGAATGGGCGATAAACGCCTTCAACCTGGCGGCCAACGCGAGACCGGAAACACAGATCCACGCCCACATGTGCTACTCGGATTTCAACGAAATAATTGAGTACATCCACCAGCTGGAGTTCGACGTGATCAGCATTGAGGCTTCGAGGAGTAAAGGTGAGATCATTTCTGCCTTTGAAAATTTCAAGGGATGGATCAAGCAGATCGGTGTTGGTGTTTGGGACATCCACTCTCCTGCTGTTCCCTCCATCAACGAAATGAGGGAAATAGTCGAAAGAGTTCTCAGGGTACTGCCTAAGGAGCTGATCTGGATTAATCCCGACTGCGGTCTCAAGACGAGAAACTGGGACGAAGTAATTCCATCGCTCAGAAACATGGTAGCGCTTGCAAAGGAGATGAGGGAAAAATTTGAAAGTTGA
- a CDS encoding cupin domain-containing protein — MVVRSSEITPERISNMRGGKGEVEMAHLLSKEAMHNKARLFARMKLPPGSSVGLHKHEGEFEIYYILLGEGVFHDNGKDVPIKAGDVCFTDSGESHSIENTGNTDLEFLAVIILL; from the coding sequence ATGGTCGTGAGATCTTCTGAAATCACCCCTGAAAGGATTTCTAACATGCGCGGTGGGAAAGGTGAAGTGGAAATGGCACATCTTCTCTCCAAAGAAGCTATGCACAACAAAGCAAGACTCTTTGCCAGAATGAAACTCCCTCCCGGATCTTCCGTGGGGCTTCACAAACACGAGGGGGAATTCGAAATCTACTACATCCTCTTGGGAGAAGGCGTCTTCCACGACAACGGAAAGGACGTTCCCATAAAAGCAGGAGACGTGTGCTTCACGGATTCTGGAGAGTCTCATTCGATAGAGAATACAGGAAACACAGACCTTGAGTTTCTGGCGGTGATCATTCTGCTGTAG
- a CDS encoding radical SAM protein — translation MEEGLEEVSAEAWEEDTVEGEEDGMSSNSRVYGIVPSKRLGRSLGVSPIPFKTCTYSCVYCQLGRTTNFTVKRQTFFPLKVFEEELKGFVKRHRYDFDVVSIVGEGEPTLYTPLDALIDLCKSITGKPVVLITNGSLFWSEKVRKEAKLSDIIMPTLSAWDEKSFRTIHKPHKNLSFQKVFEGLKKFRREYSGEIWLEVMLVKGLNDFALEELKEKISQVESDRVYVNVPVRPPAEGWVEPPDEETIEKAKELFNAASIETPAASRFIAAGEGIDAVLNVIKRHPMNEEEVRDLLTSQKIDPKPVLEKLRSCKNVKIIEYSGRRYYRYTTAE, via the coding sequence TTGGAAGAGGGCTTGGAAGAGGTTTCGGCAGAGGCATGGGAAGAGGATACGGTAGAGGGCGAGGAAGATGGGATGAGTTCTAACAGCCGTGTGTACGGGATCGTTCCCTCTAAGAGGCTCGGCAGATCTCTCGGTGTCTCCCCTATTCCGTTCAAAACGTGCACGTATTCGTGCGTGTACTGCCAGCTTGGAAGAACAACGAACTTCACCGTGAAAAGGCAGACGTTCTTTCCGTTGAAGGTGTTCGAAGAAGAGTTGAAAGGGTTCGTGAAGAGGCACCGGTATGATTTCGACGTGGTGAGCATCGTTGGAGAGGGTGAACCCACTCTCTACACTCCCCTCGATGCCCTGATAGATCTGTGCAAATCGATCACCGGAAAACCCGTTGTACTCATAACGAACGGATCACTCTTCTGGAGTGAAAAAGTCAGGAAAGAGGCGAAGTTGTCGGACATAATAATGCCCACACTCTCTGCGTGGGACGAAAAGAGCTTCAGGACGATCCACAAACCTCACAAAAATCTGTCGTTTCAAAAAGTGTTCGAGGGTTTGAAAAAGTTTCGAAGAGAGTACAGCGGTGAGATCTGGCTCGAAGTGATGCTGGTGAAGGGATTGAACGATTTCGCACTGGAAGAATTAAAAGAAAAGATCTCGCAGGTAGAGTCGGACAGGGTTTATGTGAACGTTCCTGTGAGACCTCCGGCAGAGGGATGGGTTGAACCTCCAGATGAGGAAACGATAGAGAAAGCAAAAGAGCTTTTCAATGCCGCATCGATAGAAACTCCCGCAGCAAGTAGATTCATCGCTGCAGGAGAAGGAATCGATGCCGTTTTGAACGTGATCAAGCGTCATCCCATGAACGAAGAGGAGGTAAGAGATCTTTTGACTTCACAGAAGATCGATCCCAAACCGGTTTTGGAAAAACTCAGATCCTGCAAAAATGTGAAAATCATCGAGTACAGCGGCCGAAGATACTACAGATACACTACAGCAGAATGA
- a CDS encoding DUF362 domain-containing protein: MPWVNSKCVGCGNCVKVCPVEGAIRIENGKAVIDNYKCIRCGKCFDACPVGAIRPNYENPALRGMGRGFGRGLGRGFGRGMGRGYGRGRGRWDEF; the protein is encoded by the coding sequence GTGCCCTGGGTGAATTCGAAGTGTGTTGGCTGTGGAAATTGTGTCAAAGTGTGTCCAGTTGAAGGTGCAATTAGAATAGAGAACGGAAAGGCCGTTATCGACAACTACAAGTGTATTCGATGTGGAAAGTGCTTCGATGCATGCCCTGTTGGAGCCATCAGACCTAATTATGAGAATCCCGCGCTGAGAGGAATGGGAAGAGGTTTTGGAAGAGGGCTTGGAAGAGGTTTCGGCAGAGGCATGGGAAGAGGATACGGTAGAGGGCGAGGAAGATGGGATGAGTTCTAA
- a CDS encoding NifB/NifX family molybdenum-iron cluster-binding protein, with protein MARVAIPSVGKDLSSMVSDRFARAEYFIIYDTESGNVEVVENTIADAHGTGPKVVQSLVSKGVEYLIASNVGRNAFETLKAAGVKVYRFEGGTVQEAIDAFSEGRLEELTTFTREG; from the coding sequence ATGGCAAGGGTAGCGATTCCATCTGTGGGGAAGGATCTGTCTTCCATGGTGAGCGATAGATTCGCCAGGGCAGAGTATTTCATCATCTATGACACGGAGTCTGGAAATGTGGAAGTCGTTGAAAACACCATCGCCGATGCGCATGGGACAGGCCCGAAGGTTGTTCAAAGTCTCGTTTCGAAGGGAGTAGAGTATCTCATAGCCTCGAATGTCGGCAGAAACGCGTTTGAGACTTTGAAGGCGGCTGGAGTGAAGGTCTATCGGTTCGAAGGAGGAACGGTTCAGGAGGCAATCGACGCTTTCAGCGAAGGAAGGCTCGAGGAGTTGACGACCTTCACCAGAGAGGGGTGA
- a CDS encoding P-loop NTPase, giving the protein MKQIAVVSGKGGTGKTTFTASLGVLLENSLLADCDVDASNLYILFPGDPVEEHEYYRGKKAVIDQEKCDRCGICERVCRFDAIIPGEKYGVDQYACEGCNACVVSCPRNAITLVQSLAGRYFFAWSGGKPIVYARLSPGEENSGGLVAEVRKLALEKAKELKRDYVIIDGAPGIGCSATSSIVGVNYVVVVTEPTMSGLHDLKRIVETLKCLKREFGIVINKYDINSVVSREIEDYCLSEGLDLLGKIPFDETVVRASVECKPVVTYENSPAAESIKKIVEKIIEKIS; this is encoded by the coding sequence ATGAAGCAGATCGCTGTCGTGAGTGGAAAAGGTGGAACAGGGAAAACAACGTTCACCGCGTCTCTCGGGGTTCTTCTTGAAAATTCCCTGCTCGCAGATTGTGATGTCGATGCGTCCAACCTCTACATCCTGTTTCCCGGAGATCCCGTGGAAGAGCACGAATACTACAGAGGGAAGAAGGCCGTTATAGATCAAGAGAAGTGTGACAGATGTGGTATTTGTGAAAGGGTGTGCAGATTCGACGCGATAATCCCGGGTGAGAAATACGGAGTTGACCAGTACGCTTGCGAAGGGTGCAACGCGTGTGTGGTTTCCTGTCCCAGAAATGCCATCACTCTGGTTCAGTCCCTCGCTGGAAGGTATTTCTTCGCCTGGTCTGGAGGCAAACCCATTGTTTACGCCCGGCTGAGCCCCGGTGAAGAAAATTCCGGTGGACTCGTAGCGGAAGTTCGCAAGCTCGCTCTCGAGAAAGCGAAAGAACTGAAACGAGACTATGTGATCATAGATGGGGCTCCCGGTATAGGGTGCTCTGCCACGTCGTCTATCGTCGGAGTGAACTATGTGGTTGTTGTCACTGAGCCAACCATGTCCGGACTTCACGACCTCAAGAGAATCGTGGAAACGTTGAAGTGTCTCAAGAGAGAATTTGGAATAGTGATCAACAAGTACGATATAAACTCGGTCGTGTCTCGAGAGATAGAGGATTACTGTTTGAGTGAAGGGCTCGATTTACTGGGGAAAATCCCGTTCGACGAAACGGTGGTGAGGGCTTCTGTGGAGTGTAAACCGGTGGTTACGTACGAAAACAGTCCCGCTGCAGAGTCCATAAAGAAGATAGTTGAGAAGATCATAGAGAAAATTTCTTGA
- a CDS encoding ATP-binding protein, with protein MTKITVLSGKGGTGKTTVSVNMAKALSESYRVQLLDADVEEPNDHIFFNVDVSFEEPVHLMIPVVDNSVCIRCGECASTCQFGAISVFPSGTFVFESLCHGCGACSIMCPVNAISERPKEIGKIRFGTADGNISFGMGILNIGERTGVPVIRKLKKHIDEKADVVIVDAPPGTSCPVVESLRNTDFALLVTEPTAFGLHDLKLAVELTKEMGIPSGIVVNRYIPGNTIIEEFADEEGIPVLLKIPFKREIASLCAEGKLIVEAFQDMKKDFLELFEKIEVMVR; from the coding sequence ATGACGAAGATAACTGTTCTCAGCGGAAAGGGAGGAACAGGAAAGACCACCGTTTCTGTCAACATGGCAAAAGCGCTCTCGGAAAGTTACAGGGTGCAGCTTCTCGATGCGGACGTGGAGGAACCCAACGATCACATCTTTTTCAACGTCGATGTTTCTTTCGAAGAGCCAGTCCACCTGATGATTCCGGTTGTGGACAACTCCGTGTGTATTCGATGCGGTGAGTGTGCAAGCACCTGTCAGTTTGGAGCCATATCCGTCTTTCCGAGCGGAACGTTCGTTTTCGAAAGTCTCTGTCATGGGTGCGGTGCATGTTCTATAATGTGTCCCGTCAACGCGATCTCCGAAAGGCCAAAGGAGATAGGAAAGATAAGATTTGGAACGGCCGATGGAAACATCTCGTTCGGTATGGGGATTCTGAACATCGGAGAGCGAACGGGAGTTCCCGTCATCAGGAAGTTGAAAAAGCACATCGATGAGAAAGCGGATGTTGTGATCGTTGACGCTCCTCCGGGCACGTCCTGTCCTGTCGTGGAAAGCTTGAGAAACACAGATTTCGCTCTATTGGTAACCGAGCCGACCGCTTTTGGCCTTCACGACTTGAAACTGGCAGTCGAGCTCACAAAAGAGATGGGGATACCCTCCGGTATCGTTGTCAACAGATACATTCCAGGTAACACCATCATCGAAGAGTTCGCCGATGAAGAGGGAATACCTGTTCTTCTGAAGATACCGTTCAAAAGGGAGATAGCTTCTCTCTGCGCCGAAGGAAAGCTGATTGTCGAGGCCTTCCAGGATATGAAAAAAGACTTCCTGGAGCTGTTCGAAAAGATCGAGGTGATGGTTCGATGA
- a CDS encoding class I SAM-dependent methyltransferase has translation MWHIFERFVNEYERWFLVHRFAYLSELQAVKCLLPEGRGVEIGVGTGRFAVPLKIKIGVEPSERMAEIARKRGVFVLKGTAENLPLKDESFDFALMVTTICFVDDPERALKEAYRILKKGGYLIVGIVDRESFLGREYEKNKEKSVFYKNARFFSTEELMDLMRKAGFEEFKVVQTLFKHPSELSEIEPVKEGYGEGAFVVIRGTKK, from the coding sequence GTGTGGCATATCTTTGAACGTTTCGTGAACGAATACGAGCGGTGGTTTCTGGTCCACAGGTTCGCGTACCTTTCCGAACTGCAAGCGGTGAAGTGCCTTCTTCCAGAAGGGAGAGGTGTGGAAATAGGTGTAGGAACGGGAAGATTTGCCGTTCCTCTCAAAATAAAGATCGGAGTGGAACCTTCAGAGCGCATGGCAGAGATAGCAAGAAAGCGAGGCGTGTTCGTTTTGAAGGGTACAGCGGAGAACCTTCCCTTGAAGGATGAAAGCTTCGATTTCGCGTTGATGGTGACAACGATCTGCTTTGTGGATGATCCGGAAAGGGCGTTGAAAGAAGCCTATCGTATCCTCAAAAAGGGTGGGTATCTCATCGTCGGTATCGTGGACAGGGAGAGTTTTCTTGGAAGAGAATACGAAAAAAACAAAGAAAAGAGCGTTTTCTACAAAAACGCTCGATTCTTCTCAACGGAGGAACTGATGGATCTGATGAGAAAAGCGGGTTTTGAAGAATTCAAAGTCGTCCAAACTCTCTTCAAACACCCATCGGAGCTCAGTGAGATCGAACCGGTTAAGGAAGGCTACGGTGAAGGTGCTTTTGTGGTGATAAGAGGAACGAAGAAATGA
- a CDS encoding efflux RND transporter permease subunit translates to MFEKYTSFVFKNRKRIFALVLVINILALFGLFRLHFTTEFSILMPQKSHQKEIYDRMNTIFKSGEQLAVMVKMNTDPLSREGLNKVFEIKERLSSIEGVKTVITPVPEKFPVGFRLVETKGMAEKEYEDFLSYVQSVKDLLNVKKTDDGYYALFMILPEESVPPEKIEKVLSDYEHYLSGTQYLEDQIFRYLLFMIFTLPPFAVVLLLNVFRVQLGRFKYAIFSLIPAGFAALWTLGIVMGWFGQDLSIITFLVPIFTIVMGSADGLHFVSHFLERKREGETTFNAVKNTLESVGRAMILTTLTTMAGFLSFLTLNSESMKQMGVLASIGIGLAGVSTWIVLPVILSRVEKVEPKNKESGVFRVFQKLSKRALVVTIVSVLIFLPGLFFLKADLNILKLYKSYTRVRKNVEKIEEVFGRALPVYILFESENLFDPSFAQKVLSMEEDLKKEGFDAFSMYDIISKLNERLFKEKGYPKILARALILKRLLPDEYTENLVSGNTGRAFVFLNDLDREILVKVENVVEKHGFQVTGIPYIIKEMNDSIVPQQLLSVFLAISMVFLLLVLFQRSFLYPAKAIVPVGISLVSLFGFMGLSGIPLNLITANMAGIVIGVGIDYAIHVTELFRYYGDIEKTVRIASTPVLANAFGLSIGLSALILSPFTFHTYLVAIMWVTMTVSSFMSLVILPKLLEAKK, encoded by the coding sequence TTGTTCGAAAAGTACACCTCTTTTGTTTTCAAAAACAGAAAGAGAATATTCGCTCTCGTTCTTGTGATCAATATTTTAGCACTCTTTGGCCTTTTCAGACTCCACTTCACAACGGAGTTCTCCATTTTGATGCCGCAGAAATCCCATCAGAAAGAGATCTATGACAGGATGAACACCATCTTCAAGAGCGGAGAACAGCTCGCGGTGATGGTGAAGATGAACACGGACCCTCTGAGCAGGGAAGGACTGAACAAGGTCTTTGAGATCAAAGAAAGGCTCTCCTCTATAGAAGGTGTTAAAACGGTCATAACACCCGTTCCAGAGAAATTCCCCGTCGGCTTCAGGCTCGTGGAAACAAAAGGCATGGCAGAAAAGGAGTACGAAGATTTTCTGAGTTATGTTCAGAGCGTGAAGGACCTTCTCAACGTGAAGAAAACAGATGATGGATACTACGCCCTTTTCATGATACTACCCGAAGAGAGCGTTCCACCTGAAAAAATCGAAAAGGTTCTCTCGGACTACGAGCATTATCTGTCCGGAACTCAGTACTTGGAAGACCAGATATTTCGCTATCTTCTTTTCATGATCTTCACGCTACCACCCTTTGCGGTCGTTCTTCTTTTGAACGTGTTCAGAGTACAGCTTGGAAGGTTCAAATACGCGATCTTTTCTCTCATTCCAGCTGGTTTCGCTGCTCTCTGGACACTCGGCATCGTCATGGGATGGTTCGGCCAGGATCTTTCGATAATCACTTTTCTGGTACCCATCTTCACCATTGTTATGGGTAGCGCTGATGGTCTTCACTTCGTTTCTCATTTTCTCGAGAGAAAAAGAGAGGGAGAAACCACGTTCAACGCGGTAAAGAATACCCTTGAAAGCGTTGGAAGGGCGATGATACTGACTACCCTCACCACGATGGCCGGATTTCTTTCTTTTCTCACGTTGAACTCCGAATCCATGAAACAGATGGGAGTGCTCGCGTCGATCGGTATAGGGCTCGCCGGTGTCTCCACTTGGATCGTCCTCCCCGTGATCCTCTCGAGGGTAGAGAAGGTAGAACCGAAAAACAAAGAAAGCGGAGTGTTTCGCGTCTTTCAGAAACTTTCGAAACGCGCCTTGGTTGTCACAATCGTCTCTGTTCTCATCTTTCTTCCCGGTCTGTTTTTCCTGAAAGCCGATCTCAACATCCTGAAACTCTACAAGAGCTACACACGGGTGAGAAAGAATGTGGAGAAGATCGAGGAAGTCTTCGGGAGGGCGCTTCCTGTGTACATTCTTTTCGAGTCGGAAAACCTGTTTGATCCTTCCTTCGCACAGAAGGTTCTGTCCATGGAGGAAGATCTGAAGAAAGAAGGTTTCGATGCCTTTTCGATGTACGACATCATCTCGAAGTTGAACGAACGCCTCTTCAAAGAAAAAGGATATCCGAAAATTCTCGCGAGAGCCCTGATACTGAAAAGACTCCTTCCAGACGAGTACACAGAAAATCTCGTCTCCGGAAACACGGGAAGGGCTTTTGTCTTTCTGAACGACCTGGACAGAGAAATCTTGGTGAAGGTAGAAAACGTGGTAGAGAAACACGGTTTTCAGGTCACCGGCATTCCTTACATCATAAAGGAGATGAACGATTCGATAGTACCTCAGCAACTACTTTCTGTGTTTCTGGCTATCAGCATGGTTTTTCTCCTGCTCGTGCTGTTTCAAAGAAGTTTTCTTTATCCTGCGAAAGCGATCGTTCCCGTTGGTATCTCTCTTGTGTCGCTCTTTGGTTTCATGGGGCTTTCCGGGATCCCACTCAATCTGATCACCGCGAACATGGCTGGAATAGTGATAGGTGTGGGAATAGACTACGCTATACACGTGACGGAACTGTTCAGGTACTACGGTGACATAGAAAAGACTGTCAGGATAGCGTCCACTCCCGTTCTTGCCAACGCGTTCGGACTCTCTATAGGACTTTCCGCATTGATACTCTCTCCTTTCACCTTCCACACCTATCTTGTTGCGATCATGTGGGTGACCATGACGGTGAGTTCTTTCATGAGCCTTGTGATTCTTCCAAAACTCCTGGAGGCGAAAAAATGA
- a CDS encoding MBL fold metallo-hydrolase, giving the protein MRKDEYRATLLEPNVWHIADYRGDSMYLVVGEEKALLVDTGMGEGDLKGFVRSITEKPVEVVLTHAHWDHIMQANQFEKVYLNHRDFQIIELFKINVNYENFLNVKEGDRFDLGGRTLEVIEVPGHTPGSIVLLDRENRLLFSGDSVGAGHTWMHLPGCLPLREYLKSLKKLKETDSFEKIYHGHLTGTQLKPFGPDYLDDLIKAVEGVIDGSLRGEP; this is encoded by the coding sequence ATGAGGAAAGATGAATACAGAGCCACACTTCTTGAGCCGAATGTGTGGCATATCGCAGATTACAGGGGAGACAGCATGTACCTCGTGGTAGGAGAAGAGAAAGCCCTTCTTGTAGACACGGGAATGGGAGAAGGAGATTTGAAGGGCTTTGTGAGATCCATTACAGAAAAACCTGTCGAAGTTGTCCTCACCCACGCCCACTGGGATCATATCATGCAGGCAAATCAATTTGAGAAGGTGTATCTCAACCACAGGGATTTCCAGATCATAGAACTGTTCAAAATAAACGTGAATTATGAAAACTTTCTGAACGTGAAAGAAGGTGACAGGTTCGATCTCGGTGGTAGAACTCTTGAAGTGATAGAAGTTCCGGGACACACGCCCGGCTCGATCGTTCTCCTCGATAGAGAAAACAGACTTCTTTTCAGCGGGGACTCCGTGGGAGCCGGTCACACCTGGATGCACCTTCCTGGGTGTCTCCCTTTAAGGGAATACCTGAAGAGTCTCAAGAAACTGAAAGAAACTGACAGCTTCGAAAAGATCTACCACGGGCATCTCACAGGAACTCAGCTGAAACCCTTCGGCCCGGATTATCTGGACGATCTGATAAAGGCCGTCGAAGGTGTGATAGATGGTTCTCTGAGAGGTGAACCCTGA
- a CDS encoding viroplasmin family protein: MAKKYYAVRKGRVPGIYKTWKEAEEQVKGFPGAEYKSFERLEDAKAYMEGKNECICPELDTETMIAYVDGSYDEVCGSGIVLCYRGKKEEYYFWTNIEEFKDSRNITGEIMAALFAMDYALKKGARKLVLRYDLEGLEKWATEEYRTNKLVTKVYRHYYRKFCQMGLKVVFEKIKSHSGNFCNDEADSLAKKASKKESNVEWMPEDFESIIRTLTKKGGCL, from the coding sequence TTGGCAAAAAAATACTACGCTGTAAGAAAAGGAAGAGTTCCCGGGATCTACAAAACCTGGAAAGAGGCGGAAGAACAGGTAAAAGGTTTCCCGGGAGCCGAGTACAAAAGTTTTGAAAGACTGGAAGACGCGAAAGCCTATATGGAAGGAAAGAACGAGTGCATCTGTCCAGAACTGGACACAGAGACGATGATCGCCTACGTCGATGGAAGTTACGATGAGGTGTGCGGATCTGGAATTGTTTTGTGCTATAGAGGAAAAAAGGAAGAATACTACTTCTGGACGAACATCGAGGAGTTCAAAGACTCAAGAAACATCACCGGTGAAATTATGGCGGCACTCTTTGCGATGGATTACGCTCTCAAAAAGGGAGCGAGAAAACTCGTTCTCAGGTACGACCTTGAAGGTCTGGAAAAGTGGGCAACGGAGGAGTACAGGACAAACAAGCTGGTAACGAAGGTGTACAGACACTACTATCGAAAATTCTGTCAGATGGGACTGAAGGTGGTATTCGAAAAGATAAAAAGCCACTCCGGGAACTTCTGCAACGACGAGGCTGACAGTCTGGCAAAGAAAGCCAGCAAAAAAGAATCAAACGTCGAGTGGATGCCGGAGGATTTTGAGAGTATAATAAGAACACTGACTAAAAAAGGAGGATGTTTATGA